One window of Triticum dicoccoides isolate Atlit2015 ecotype Zavitan chromosome 5A, WEW_v2.0, whole genome shotgun sequence genomic DNA carries:
- the LOC119303156 gene encoding uncharacterized protein LOC119303156, with product MRKAAAASRYASYDDSPSPSPSPRRAGPAAAASGTPGQQHGSRALVAVRSGRGDLRCQAPQPQPHGNLGSVLRRLISMDKKPSAKNLLPVPPAAAAAPAKNGSGAKLPGLSRKLFQKAPPEAKKKALTEVKNSGNANTRTLAMVLRSERELLSQNKEQEDEIAALRLQLQQKDREVERLKDLCLRQREEISTLKDAVLFPDTEPDRHVRDEISALTGQIQCLADELAQVKAEKNTSRSCFDDEYCSSPSTPVLNEETAFSLECSIGEAETPPNYGSPDEMFVKDLNPCLTPFSKSRSEEYEESLSSHRSKARPDPHLSSSRRRPMSKSSDHHHKPTSGTGSSKRRAHRSDQDKSCQNLF from the exons ATGAGGAAGGCGGCCGCGGCCTCGCGCTACGCCTCCTACGACGACTCCCCGTCGCCCTCCCCGTCCCCGCGCCGCGCCgggcccgccgccgccgcatcggGGACGCCGGGGCAGCAGCACGGGAGCCGCGCGCTGGTCGCCGTCAGATCCGGCCGCGGCGACCTGCGCTGCCAGGCGCCGCAGCCCCAGCCGCACGGCAACCTGGGCTCCGTGCTCCGGCGGCTCATCTCCATGGACAAGAAGCCCAGCGCCAAGAACCTGCTCCCcgtccctcccgccgccgccgccgcccccgcgaagAACGGCAGCGGGGCCAAGCTGCCCGGTCTGTCGCGGAAGCTGTTCCAGAAGGCGCCGCcggaggccaagaagaaggccctcACCGAGGTCAAGAACAGCGGCAACGCCAACACGCGGACGCTCGCCATGGTGCTCCGCAGCGAGCGGGAGCTCCTGTCGCAGAACAAGGAGCAGGAGGACGAGATCGCCGCGCTCCGCCTCCAGCTCCAGCAGAAGGACAGGGAG GTAGAGCGGCTCAAGGATCTGTGCCTGCGCCAGCGGGAGGAGATCAGCACGCTCAAGGACGCCGTCCTGTTCCCGGACACTGAGCCGGACCGCCACGTCCGGGATGAGATTTCGGCTCTCACCGGGCAGATCCAATGCCTCGCCGATGAGCTCGCCCAG GTCAAGGCCGAGAAGAACACCTCAAGATCATGTTTTGATGATGAATATTGCTCCTCCCCAAGCACGCCCGTGCTTAACGAGGAGACCGCCTTCTCTCTG GAGTGCAGCATCGGCGAAGCGGAGACGCCACCAAACTATGGTAGCCCTGACGAAATGTTCGTCAAAGATCTCAACCCCTGCCTAACACCTTTCTCCAAGAGCAGATCCGAG GAGTATGAGGAATCCTTGAGCTCTCACCGCAGCAAGGCGAGGCCGGACCCCCACCTCTCCAGCTCGCGCCGCAGGCCGATGTCGAAGAGCTCCGACCACCATCACAAGCCCACCTCGGGCACGGGGAGCAGCAAGCGGCGAGCGCACCGGTCCGACCAGGACAAGTCCTGCCAGAACCTGTTTTAG